One Triticum dicoccoides isolate Atlit2015 ecotype Zavitan chromosome 3B, WEW_v2.0, whole genome shotgun sequence genomic window, CAGCTCGGCCTCGATCTCAGCCGATAGCAGCAAATCGGAGGAAGGTGAACAAAAATGTAGTGTAAACATAAGGTGAACAGAACAGCATGACCGTCTCTATGAGTTAAAAAAAAAAGAATACTCACAAATAAGACGGTGCCTATTGCGTCTGTGGTTAGCGGTGATGCTAACGAGTCCTCCTCCTGCATCCTGAGCAGCGCGTCCAGCAGGCCCTCGTCTTCGATGCTGCAGGCGCCACCGGCGAGCCGCTCAGCCTTGCGCCTGTCGATGATGTCCCCGATGATGCGTCGGATGCTGCCGTAGCTCTTCTTCATGCGGCGTTCGCCGTTGCTCATCCACCGAACCAACCGGGACGACGGGAAGAGGTCGACGAGGCAGAAGCCTCCCATCAGCTCCATGACTTGGTGGAACTCCCGCAGGTACACGTCCTGCTGCGCCAACTTGCCGCCGAAAAATGCGCGCGACGCGACGGAGTTGCTGAGCGCCGACACCTTCTGGCTGACGTTGACGACGGCGCCGTTCGAGGCTGCAATGGAGCGGAGGAGGTGGCCCACCTCCTCCGCCCTAACGCCCTCCATGCGCTTCACGCACTTGGAGCTGAGAAGCTCCATGACGCAGATCTTGCGCATCCGGCGCCACCGGTCGCCGTAGGGGGCGAAGACGATGCCGTTGCCGCCACAGGCGGCGATGTCCAGCGTCACGCTGCTCTTCCGGTTCGCGAACGAGACGTCGTGCGTCTTCATCACCAGCGCAGCTGCCTCGGCGCTGGAAACCACCACCGTGGGGAGCTCGCCCAGCTTAAGGAGCATCAGCGGCCCGTACCGGCGAGACAGCTCTGTCATCGTATGGTGCGGGAGGACGCTCACGACGTGGTGGAGGCTGCCGATGATCGGCAGGGTCCATGGCCCAGGTGGCAGCCGCTTGCCTGGCTTGCTCTCGCCGCTGGAGGGCTTGAGAAACCAAAGGGCTAGTACCGCGGACAGGGCTATGAAACACAAGCTTAACCACGCTTCCATGGCAGCTAGCTAGGCAGCTTGTTAATTGAGTGCCTCGTTGGCTTTCAGCTTAAGCATGGCGTATCATAAGTACTATTACCGGGACCGGGACGTTTGGATCTGAGACAGGCAGAATCCTAGCCTTGGTATCACTTAAATTAGTGTCAAGCTGGTcttaatgggagtatcataagtatgCATTTCCTACACTAACTTATAATGCCATGCATTATGGAGATAGTATcacacactagtatcatatgcatgatactaatatatgacactccccattacaaccagcctcaaAACACTTCTATATTATGAGACGAAGGGAGTAATTTGTGGCCGCTAAGGGTCAAACTTTGGTCCAATTCGCATGCATGCAGATTGTGGACGAGATAGTCACCGAGCAAAAACATATCCCGTCCATTCCAAGTTTTTATGTAACCGTGCAACCATCATTGAAAATATACTCTACAAGTTCCTATGAAATCTGAAATCGATTAAATAAGTAGATATATTGTATATCTAACATGTCACAAATTTTCAGTTAATTCAACCCAAAGCTTGATAAACTAAAGTGAAAAATTCAATCACTACTGAAATTTTTGTATACCGCGCCGGGTGTCGGCGTCTTCGCCGAGAGCCAAAACACGAGCACTCGGCAAAGTAAAGAACGCCGAGAGCCATACTCGGCAAAGGAAGTAAATCGGCAAACACATGGTGCTGCCGACAGGATTGCTCGGCAAACATGATACACTCGGCAAAGGCACTATTTGCCGAGGGCCATCTTGTCACACTCGGCAAAGTATTGCCACGTGGCGCATTCGACGGTGACTAACGACACAATCACGGTTGTAActctttgccgagagtggctctcTCGGAaagatttagtcccacctcgcctaccGACTAGCAAAAATACCTGTTTAAATAGTTCAATAGTCCAACCGCCTGTCGTATTCTAAAAACGGATGTCAgtgttttttcaaatttatgatccACACCGTTACCGAGAAGGGCTCTCGGTAAGAGAGAAGTTTCCGAGAGTGGTTCTCGGTAATGATAAGGCCACCATCAAAGTTTAGTCCCACGTCGCCTAGAGACAAGCAAAAAACTTGTTTATATAGTGGGATAGTCCAGATGCAGTAAGATTCGGTATTCATTACACTCTTGTTAAGGAGATGGACTATCACTTTGAATGTTCACCTGTCTCGAGCAGAGAACATTCAAAGTGATAGGCCATCTTCCTAATAGTGGATGCCGGCATTTTTTTAGTTAATGGTGTCATCATAGGGCCCTGAGCTTGTAAACCGCACCGAGCTAACATCTGGGTATCGAGAGGGAACCTGTCCGGTTTGTGTAGGAAGTGATGGTCCTGTTTCTttgttggcctcgaaacttctcgttgtcggatgttgggttccggcagacccttaaggttcgaactctgtggtgctgtcgacgttctgggaacgggggtccccagacttgcctgcctgcggcctgcagcgtggctcaagtggaggcccagtacgacccatcttcatcagcgcaagactcaagaccctcgcgaggggccaagccttgtggggcggacgacacaaggcttcctcaagaATGGCCTCGCCAAGCATgctcgcgaggaggaggagagatcaaggcagggtacctcgcgaggtgctcgtgacacaagccatgacgatcgagaccaggcgggcgccaggcgggcgccggctgcgtagtgtccttgtttcctctttggtgcaaagggggcaagcacaggcgcggggtaccaagacatcaggcaaaggttgccatttcagtgcaacgggaccaagaccagcggagcggcaggatggaggtcaccgtggagcccaagacggcgtcatcaccagtgcttttggcagccgaagaccaactttagtcaggataacttgtactagatgtttcccttcaaaatggccgttgttggcgcccttcccgctcaatatttgggaagaggcccggggcctctataaataggactagccaccacagtagaggggggggtccagttttcttggactcatcaAGAGcccattagagagagagagagagagaggcgatcgaactcacccaagcagttcatcacaccagctcaagaacacctcttgcgaggttgttcttcccttgtgctattcatcatcagtccctgaggtaatccaccacaccacacactggagtagggtattacaccacaacggtggcccgaaccagtataaatcttgtgtccctcgtgttgttcatcgtttttagCCTAGATCTCACGAGACGATCGGACGTAGgtcagtaggggagagatcttcgtgcgcaccccagagttcgaaccttaagggtctgtcgaaacccaacatccgacatttggcgcgccaggtagggggtgcgccggaatctttcttccgctgttcgtgttcgatcttctgtcgtgtccatggctgaagctcgtcgggctcgcgccgagcgtcgggctgctctcgccgcccgcgtcgcccagacggcccccatcggtgggtgtccccgtcgttccccgtcgcctgccgccaacgccgccaccggcccggcggggaacgagcagcaggcctcgccgctgcatccttcggtgcggcgggaaggctgcACCGTCACCCCGTCgttgactccagctggttcgtcctcccacgcccgtcgcgcccccacggacgcgcatgccgcgttgctcctggcgcgtgagctcctccactaccgtcccgtcgacgacctctacgaggagtggctcgctcgcatcaccgagctcgtcagcgccgcagggggctcccctgaaaaccgtccctctcgctgcctcgtcctccgtcctgcgcaggaggcgcagatcaggaggtgcctccaccacctcctccccaagatggCGCCCTGGCTCCACGGCGCacggccccaggacgagacccaccgtgtctggcgcccgcgcgacaagaaaggagctgccaaggaatccctcgtccccaagaaggggagcgcgtgctcccggcac contains:
- the LOC119280977 gene encoding zealexin A1 synthase-like, which encodes MEAWLSLCFIALSAVLALWFLKPSSGESKPGKRLPPGPWTLPIIGSLHHVVSVLPHHTMTELSRRYGPLMLLKLGELPTVVVSSAEAAALVMKTHDVSFANRKSSVTLDIAACGGNGIVFAPYGDRWRRMRKICVMELLSSKCVKRMEGVRAEEVGHLLRSIAASNGAVVNVSQKVSALSNSVASRAFFGGKLAQQDVYLREFHQVMELMGGFCLVDLFPSSRLVRWMSNGERRMKKSYGSIRRIIGDIIDRRKAERLAGGACSIEDEGLLDALLRMQEEDSLASPLTTDAIGTVLFDILGAATETTGLVLAWTMSELMNSPEAMSKAQLEVRGLLGQDKAIITNTHPLVELHYMQMVIKEVLRLHPPSPLVARAAREDCQIMGYDILKGTTVYVNVYAISRDPKYWENPGSFKPERFETKNMDYNGTYFEFTPFGAGRRQCPGMLFSSAIMEIVLANFLYHFDWKLPDGAGPASLDMSEKFGLTVGRKFDLQLKATPQVWSNNMEI